The following proteins are co-located in the Silene latifolia isolate original U9 population chromosome 1, ASM4854445v1, whole genome shotgun sequence genome:
- the LOC141604403 gene encoding uncharacterized protein LOC141604403, which translates to MGGVTSSIAAKFAFFPPTPPSYTVVDANENSGDGKLMIPEVLMRDDVDVLKLQTKRGNDVVAVHVRHPKATATLLYSHGNAADLGQMFELFVELSNRLRVNLMGYDYSGYGQSTGKPTESNTFADIDAAYKCLKEHYGVKDENLILYGQSVGSGPTVDLASRTPNLRGVVLHSPILSGVRVLYPVKRTYFFDIYKNVDKIGQVACPVLVIHGTADEVVDWSHGKQLHELCKEKYEPLWLSGGGHCNLELYPEYIRHLKKFVSFLNKSKASTTATKSSAAESSNESSKESTVESDGQTKASEDQTKGSATTNVDTFELNSDLSEVSRNSLDSRLEKSKKSSKPEKSRMSTDQVDRFRWKKGLLW; encoded by the exons ATGGGTGGAGTAACATCATCAATTGCCGCAAAATTTGCATTCTTTCCCCCAACACCGCCGTCCTACACGGTGGTTGATGCCAATGAGAATTCCGGCGATGGAAAGCTGATGATACCGGAGGTATTGATGAGGGATGACGTGGATGTATTGAAACTTCAAACTAAGAGAGGAAACGACGTCGTTGCAGTTCATGTGAGACATCCTAAGGCCACAGCTACTTTGCTGTATTCTCATGGCAATGCTGCTGATTTAGGTCAAATGTTTGAGCTCTTTGTTGAGCTTAGTAATCGTCTTCGGGTTAATCTTATGGG TTATGATTACTCTGGATACGGACAATCAACTGGAAAG CCTACTGAATCTAATACATTCGCAGACATCGATGCAGCATATAAATGTCTCAAGGAGCACTATGGAGTCAAAGATGAAAACTTGATATTATATGGTCAGTCTGTTGGCAGTGGCCCTACAGTTGATCTAGCATCACGTACTCCTAATTTAAGAGGGGTGGTTTTACATAGCCCTATCCTGTCTGGTGTGAGGGTACTGTACCCTGTCAAAAGGACATACTTCTTCGATATTTACAAG AACGTCGACAAAATTGGACAAGTGGCCTGTCCTGTCTTAGTGATCCAT GGAACTGCTGACGAAGTTGTCGATTGGTCACATGGAAAGCAACTTCATGAACTTTGTAAAGAGAAGTATGAACCATTGTGGCTCAGTGGGGGAGGCCATTGCAATCTCGAGCTGTACCCTGAATACATCCGGCACTTGAAGAAATTTGTGTCCTTTCTCAACAAATCCAAAGCAAGCACAACCGCGACTAAGAGTTCTGCCGCTGAATCTTCAAATGAATCCTCTAAAGAATCTACAGTAGAATCCGATGGTCAAACCAAGGCATCAGAAGACCAGACGAAGGGGTCTGCAACTACAAATGTAGACACGTTTGAATTGAATTCTGACCTTTCGGAAGTCTCTAGAAACAGTTTAGACAGCCGGCTCGAGAAATCCAAGAAGAGTAGCAAACCCGAAAAATCCCGAATGAGTACCGATCAGGTCGACAGATTTAGGTGGAAGAAAGGCCTTCTATGGTGA
- the LOC141604419 gene encoding uncharacterized protein LOC141604419 produces the protein MDDDVNRAAANGSNTDVPSNLKLTRVTHHQLSKFQELQRRRLQLISKPKNKKFKAKGAKPKLQKEELGTKGFPDDNSDQGINVTNSNSHETESNEVLSSSTQVNIHPAFQKKKLHWGLDSKERWERKANM, from the exons ATGGATGATGATGTTAATAGAGCAGCAGCAAATGGATCAAACACTGATGTCCCCTCTAATCTCAAATTAACTCGTGTAACCCATCATCAACTTTCCAAATTCCAA GAATTGCAAAGAAGACGCTTGCAATTGATATCCAAGCCGAAGAACAAGAAATTCAAAGCCAAAG GTGCAAAGCCTAAATTGCAAAAAGAGGAGCTTGGTACAAAGGGATTTCCGGATGACAATTCAGATCAGGGGATAAATGTCACTAACAGCAACTCACATGAAACTGAAAGTAATGAAGTGTTATCCTCATCTACCCAAGTCAATATACATCCGGCCTTTCAGAAGAAGAAGTTGCACTGGGG GTTAGACTCCAAGGAAAGGTGGGAAAGAAAAGCAAACATGTAA
- the LOC141587885 gene encoding glycosyltransferase BC10-like produces the protein MANLKHAHSYFQNLFFFALGLSIGLTIGFFDLQTFPLSITLFEPMPPPTLVSAPPSPPPQPQPQPSSANPAPSANIISLLKELGNNNSNNVVHSMSDKELLWKASMIPQVEDYPYNYVPKVAFMFLTKGPLPLAPLWELFFKGHQGFYSIYIHAHPSFNDSWPHDSVFYGRRIPSQAVQWGSISMIDAEKRLLANALLDFQNQRFILLSESCIPLFNFTTIYNYLMNSKLSYIGSFDDPTKLGRGRYNPKMGPNITIEDWRKGSQWFEVQRSLAIQMISDRKYYSLFEEHCHRPCYHDEHYFPTLANILFPGLISNTSITRVSWSQSGPHPDRYIKWDISEEFLNRVRFGSNCTYNGNMTSMCFLFARKFVGDTLGPLLQIAPRLLGFDP, from the exons ATGGCAAATTTAAAGCATGCACATTCCTATTTTCAAAATTTATTCTTCTTCGCTTTAGGTTTGTCTATAGGCCTAACAATTGGCTTTTTTGATCTCCAAACCTTCCCTCTTTCCATAACCCTTTTTGAGCCGATGCCACCACCTACCCTAGTCAGTGCACCACCTtctccaccaccacaaccacaaccacaaccatcaTCGGCGAATCCCGCTCCTAGTGCTAACATTATTTCATTATTGAAGGAGTTAggaaataataatagtaataatgttGTGCATAGTATGAGTGATAAGGAGTTACTTTGGAAGGCATCAATGATCCCTCAAGTGGAAGACTATCCTTACAATTATGTGCCTAAAGTGGCATTCATGTTCTTAACAAAGGGTCCATTGCCTTTAGCTCCATTATGGGAGCTCTTTTTTAAGGGACACCAAGGTTTTTACTCAATCTATATTCATGCACATCCTTCTTTCAATGATTCATGGCCACATGATTCAGTGTTTTATGGAAGACGCATACCAAGTCAG GCAGTCCAATGGGGAAGTATATCAATGATAGATGCTGAGAAACGCCTTTTAGCCAATGCTCTCTTAGACTTCCAAAATCAAAGATTTATACTACTCTCCGAATCATGCATTCCTTTATTCAATTTCACCACAATTTACAACTACTTGATGAATTCTAAGCTAAGCTACATCGGTTCTTTTGATGATCCAACAAAACTCGGGAGAGGCCGATACAACCCCAAAATGGGTCCCAACATAACTATTGAAGATTGGAGAAAAGGGTCGCAATGGTTTGAAGTTCAGCGCAGCCTAGCCATCCAAATGATCTCAGATCGGAAATATTATTCGCTATTTGAAGAGCATTGTCATCGACCCTGCTACCATGATGAGCATTATTTCCCAACACTTGCAAATATACTGTTTCCAGGACTAATATCCAACACCAGTATCACCAGGGTTAGTTGGTCACAGTCGGGTCCTCATCCGGATCGATATATTAAGTGGGATATCTCAGAAGAATTCCTTAATCGGGTCAGATTTGGATCGAATTGTACATACAATGGTAACATGACATCTATGTGCTTTCTTTTTGCTAGAAAATTTGTAGGGGATACTTTGGGCCCTCTTCTTCAAATTGCTCCTAGGCTTCTCGGTTTTGATCCTTAA